In a single window of the Candidatus Cloacimonadota bacterium genome:
- the murC gene encoding UDP-N-acetylmuramate--L-alanine ligase codes for MLGKTKIIHFVGIGGIGMSGIAELLLNYGYKITGSDLLKTPVTEKLERMGAKVYYCHNSKHITDADVVVKSSAIKSNNIEIRTALTKKIPVIRRAEMLSELMRMKYGISIAGTHGKTTTTSMVGMILAEAGLKPTLIIGGKVKNFNSTSVLGNSKYIVVEADEFDHSFLTLSPIIAGITNIEPEHLDCYPTIKDLETAFLQYANSVPFFGLIIACLDDKKIKEIIPRFEKRLCTYGVDPEADVRAVNIKFKDFTSQYDLVYEKKRLGPIHLQLPGVHNIKNSLLAATVALELEISFNYIRNGLAKFKGVYRRFEKKGCINDILIYDDYAHHPTEIMATLKGIRNGSIRRIVVVFQPHLYSRTQKFYEEFARTLSLSDLLIVTDVYPAREMAIPGINGKLIVDSAIKQGNRNVIYIENKEDVPNKLLEITKSGDIVITMGAGDIYKVSEKFLSMLEKDVKTKNKKD; via the coding sequence ATGTTAGGAAAAACTAAAATAATTCATTTTGTTGGAATTGGCGGTATTGGTATGAGTGGGATAGCAGAACTGCTTCTAAATTATGGTTATAAGATAACAGGTTCTGATTTGTTAAAGACTCCAGTTACTGAAAAATTGGAGAGGATGGGAGCTAAAGTATATTATTGTCATAATTCAAAACATATTACTGATGCAGATGTTGTTGTTAAATCTTCTGCCATAAAAAGTAACAATATTGAAATAAGAACTGCTTTGACAAAGAAAATACCAGTAATTAGAAGAGCTGAGATGCTTTCTGAATTGATGCGAATGAAATATGGCATAAGTATAGCAGGCACTCATGGTAAGACTACAACCACCTCAATGGTTGGAATGATTTTAGCAGAAGCAGGACTGAAACCAACACTTATTATTGGTGGGAAGGTAAAAAATTTTAATTCCACATCCGTCCTGGGAAACTCAAAGTATATAGTAGTGGAAGCCGATGAATTCGACCATTCCTTTCTTACCCTGAGTCCTATTATTGCTGGAATTACTAATATTGAGCCAGAGCATCTGGACTGCTATCCAACTATAAAAGACTTAGAAACTGCATTCCTGCAGTATGCCAATTCTGTTCCCTTCTTTGGACTAATTATTGCCTGTCTTGATGATAAAAAAATAAAAGAAATCATACCACGGTTTGAAAAAAGATTGTGTACCTATGGAGTTGATCCAGAAGCTGATGTCAGAGCTGTTAATATAAAATTTAAAGATTTTACTTCGCAATATGACTTAGTATATGAAAAGAAAAGATTGGGTCCAATTCACCTTCAGCTTCCCGGTGTTCATAATATTAAAAATTCACTTTTAGCAGCGACCGTTGCATTAGAATTAGAAATCTCCTTTAATTACATTCGCAATGGTCTTGCAAAGTTCAAAGGTGTATATCGCAGATTTGAGAAAAAAGGCTGCATAAATGATATCTTGATTTACGATGATTATGCACATCATCCGACTGAAATTATGGCTACTTTAAAAGGAATCAGAAATGGCTCAATTAGAAGAATAGTTGTAGTATTTCAACCTCATCTTTACTCCAGGACTCAAAAGTTCTATGAAGAATTTGCCAGGACCCTCTCCTTATCAGATTTATTGATTGTTACTGATGTGTATCCAGCAAGAGAAATGGCTATCCCGGGAATAAATGGAAAACTTATTGTGGATTCGGCAATCAAACAAGGAAACAGAAATGTTATATACATAGAAAATAAAGAAGATGTCCCAAATAAATTATTGGAGATAACAAAAAGCGGAGATATTGTAATCACAATGGGAGCTGGTGATATTTATAAAGTTAGCGAGAAGTTTCTCTCTATGTTAGAAAAAGATGTGAAAACTAAAAACAAAAAAGATTAG
- the murG gene encoding undecaprenyldiphospho-muramoylpentapeptide beta-N-acetylglucosaminyltransferase: MINIAIAAGGTGGHIFPGISIAEGFINKFDDVKIIFIGARNGIENIIIPKYNFEVVKINAQRLYRYLTFKNLLFPFCLLESIEQTKRIFNKMNTDIFIGCGGFVSGAAGLAALYLHLPIFLQEQNSFPGISTRLLAKSCKRLYIGNEDVKQYFKSSRLVGTKIKYTGNPIRKFEKASKAKALNFWKFENKKTIFIYGGSQGSHALNVNFYEIIDDILSNDIQIIFQTGFMDFDKVKNKFGTRKGLIVQPFFDNIEYAYSASDLVICRAGAISLSEISHFGLPAILIPFPYSAGQHQLKNAKSFMKKGAAEIITEKELNPQLLLQKILDLINNKNKLIKMSDSIKSLSIYDSATRIVEDIIQFIRE, encoded by the coding sequence ATGATTAACATTGCTATTGCTGCTGGAGGAACTGGAGGCCATATTTTCCCGGGCATTTCCATAGCAGAAGGATTCATTAATAAATTTGATGATGTGAAGATAATTTTTATTGGTGCGCGGAATGGAATTGAGAATATAATCATACCAAAATACAATTTTGAAGTGGTCAAAATAAATGCCCAAAGGCTCTATCGCTATCTTACTTTCAAAAACTTACTTTTTCCCTTCTGTTTGTTAGAAAGTATAGAACAAACAAAAAGAATATTTAATAAAATGAATACTGATATATTTATAGGATGCGGTGGATTTGTATCTGGAGCAGCAGGCTTAGCTGCTTTATATCTTCATCTACCGATTTTTTTGCAAGAGCAAAATAGCTTCCCTGGAATCAGTACAAGGTTATTAGCTAAATCCTGTAAAAGGCTATATATAGGAAATGAAGATGTTAAACAATATTTTAAATCATCCCGACTTGTCGGGACAAAAATCAAATATACAGGAAATCCTATTAGAAAATTTGAAAAAGCTAGTAAGGCGAAAGCTTTAAACTTCTGGAAATTTGAAAATAAGAAAACAATATTTATTTATGGTGGAAGTCAAGGCTCACATGCATTAAATGTTAATTTTTATGAAATCATTGATGATATATTAAGTAATGATATTCAAATAATTTTTCAAACTGGTTTCATGGATTTTGACAAGGTAAAAAATAAATTTGGTACCCGAAAAGGATTAATAGTTCAACCGTTTTTTGACAATATTGAATATGCTTACTCAGCATCTGATTTAGTAATATGTCGTGCTGGTGCAATTTCATTAAGTGAAATATCACATTTTGGATTACCTGCGATATTAATTCCGTTCCCATATTCTGCAGGCCAGCATCAACTAAAAAACGCCAAAAGCTTTATGAAAAAAGGAGCAGCTGAAATTATTACAGAAAAAGAATTAAATCCTCAATTACTTTTACAAAAAATACTTGATTTAATAAACAATAAAAACAAACTAATAAAAATGTCAGATTCAATAAAAAGTCTATCAATATATGACTCAGCCACGAGAATTGTTGAAGATATAATTCAATTTATTAGAGAATAA